The following coding sequences lie in one Vitis vinifera cultivar Pinot Noir 40024 chromosome 19, ASM3070453v1 genomic window:
- the LOC100264146 gene encoding protein trichome birefringence-like 42 gives MALWACFLVQLAGLLYLLSCVPYVVCGELHINHVDHHTQTMQSDDCDWFLGSWVQDDSYPLYDASNCPFIGTGFDCLKNGRADKEYLTYRWKPNQCDLPRFNGQEFLERLRGKRMLFVGDSLGFNQWKSLTCMLHSAAPSTNYTFTETKGGGTFSFQEYGVSVMIKKNGFLVDVVVDEKIGRILKLDSISTGNQWLGFDVLIFNSYHWWTHKGRYQTWDYFQVGDKLIKEMDRVEAYKIAMTTWAKWVDENIDPSKTRVFFQGVSAVHVIGADWDEPGAKQCIGQTTPVNGSAYPGGSLPAEDVLRSIISRMKKPAFLMDITLLTQLRKDGHPSVYAGQGKALVDCSHWCLAGVPDSWNELLYAALLGK, from the exons ATGGCTTTGTGGGCTTGTTTCTTGGTTCAACTTGCTGGCCTTCTCTATTTACTCTCATGCGTGCCCTACGTAGTGTGTGGGGAGTTGCACATTAATCATGTGGACCATCACACACAAACGATGCAATCTGATGACTGTGATTGGTTCTTGGGGAGTTGGGTCCAAGATGATTCGTACCCACTTTATGATGCTTCAAATTGTCCATTCATCGGAACTGGTTTTGATTGCCTGAAAAATGGTAGGGCTGATAAAGAGTACTTGACGTATAGATGGAAACCAAATCAGTGTGATCTACCAAG GTTCAATGGTCAAGAATTTTTGGAGAGACTTAGAGGGAAAAGGATGTTGTTTGTAGGGGACTCTCTTGGCTTCAATCAATGGAAATCATTAACATGCATGCTTCACTCTGCAGCCCCCAGCACTAACTACACCTTCACAGAGACAAAGGGAGGAGGCACATTTTCCTTTCAG gAGTATGGAGTTTCAGTCATGATcaagaaaaatggatttttggtGGACGTGGTGGTGGATGAAAAAATAGGGCGCATCCTGAAGCTGGATTCCATCAGTACCGGCAACCAGTGGCTAGGGTTCGACGTGCTCATCTTCAACTCCTATCACTGGTGGACTCACAAAGGCCGGTATCAAAC ATGGGATTACTTTCAGGTAGGTGACAAGCTGATCAAAGAGATGGATAGAGTCGAAGCTTACAAGATCGCCATGACGACGTGGGCGAAGTGggttgatgaaaatatcgatccTTCAAAGACAAGGGTCTTCTTTCAGGGAGTTTCTGCAGTTCATGTCAT TGGTGCGGATTGGGACGAGCCAGGGGCAAAGCAGTGCATAGGACAAACAACACCGGTGAATGGATCAGCGTATCCAGGCGGCAGCCTTCCAGCTGAAGATGTCCTGAGGAGCATAATCAGTAGAATGAAGAAACCAGCATTTTTAATGGACATTACATTGCTTACCCAACTAAGGAAAGATGGTCACCCATCTGTCTATGCTGGCCAAGGCAAGGCACTGGTTGACTGCAGCCACTGGTGTCTCGCCGGTGTACCTGATTCTTGGAACGAGCTCCTATATGCAGCTCTACTCGGGAAGTGA